GCAGTACGCCCTTCGCGTGCTCGAAACGATCTCCAGGCACACCAACGGTGTGACCGATGCGCAGATCGCCCGCGAAGCGGGACTGTCCCCGGGCCAGCTCGCCCACATGCTCTCGATGCTCCGGCGCGAGGGCTACGTCGAGCAGGTCACCGACGGCGCGTACGTCGTAGGTGAATCGCTCCTGCTCCTGGGCGCGGGCGGCGACCGCGACCAGGCGCTGCGCGACAAGCTCCAGCTCACCCTCGACCACCTGCGCGACTCGGTCGGCGCGGCGGTCTACATCAGCCGGTACATCGACGGCGAGGTGAAGATCCTCCATTACGCCGACGGACCGCTGGCCCCCAAGGTCAACGAGTGGGCCGAATTCCACCGCACGGCGCACGCCAGCGCGGTCGGCAAGTGCCTGCTGGCGCAGCTCGACCACGACGGCCGCAAGGATCACCTCTCGCGCCACAAGACCGCCCGGCTCACCTCCCGGACGATCACCAACGAGAAGGTCCTGTTCCACAAGCTCGACAGCCAGCCGCCCACGGTCCCGGTCCTCGACCTCCAGGAGTACGCCGTCGGCACGGTCTGCGCGGCCGTACCGATCACCGCCGGTGCGACGGTCGGCTGCCTCGCCCTTTCCATGCCGCTGGAGCACGCCCACCGCCTGCGCCAGGCCGCCGACACCCTCAACCGCCAGGCCGCGCCGGTACTGCTGTCGCTGGCGATCTGAGGCCTTTCGCCCCGACCCGCTTCCGTGGTCATGAGCACCCCTCTCGACCAGGTAGTATTTCTTTCGTCAGCGCGCGCCGCTAGCTCAGTTGGTTAGAGCAGCTGACTCTTAATCAGCGGGTCCGGGGTTCGAGTCCCTGGCGGCGCACGTATGAAGTGGGCGTTTCCGGTTCTCCGGGGACGCCCACTTTGTTGTACCGGGGTGGGACGGGGTGGGCCGGGTCGGCGGCCGTCGGATGGCTGGGCCCCCGCATCGGGGGGCCGGATCACTGAGGTGCGGCACCGGGCCGGATCGCCGGACGGGCCGTCCGTCGTGGGTCACCGGTCCAGGAGGTGGGCCCGGTCGTGGTCGCGGTACAGCGCCAGCAGTGCGGCCCGGTCCGCGGCGGTGAAGCGGCGATAGGTGCTGCCGGCCGGGACGGCGGGGACGACCGGGGCGACCGGGGCGACCGGGGACCACCAGACCGGCTCCGGGCACCGGAATCCGGTCCGGCGCAGGGCGGCCCGGTGCACCTTGTGGGTGGCGGTCACCGGCAGCGCGTCCAGGGTACGTACGAACCGGGGAGCCATCTTCGTCCCGAGATCGGACTGGGCGGCGAGGAAGGCCACGAAGCCGTCCGGGTCGAACGCCGCGCCGTCCCGCAGCGCCAGGGCCGCCATGACCTGATCCCCCGCGACCGGGTCGGGTACCGCGTACACGGCCACACCGGCCGCCGGGGCGTACCGGGCGAGGATGTTCTCGATCATCGCGGCGGCCAGGTTCTCGCTGTCGACCCGCAGCCGGTCATCCGCCCGCCCGGCGAAGTGGAAGAACCCCTCGGTGTCCCGGAAGAAGAGGTCGCCGGTCCAGTACCAGCCCGCGCCGGCCCGGTCTTCGCCCCGGCCGCGGGTGCGGGCGGCGGTCGCCTCGGGGTTGCGCCAGTAGCCCTCGAAGGAGCTGCGGCCGCGGTTGACCAGCTCCCCTGTCGCCTCGCCCCCGTTGAGCAGCCGGCCCGCAGGGTCGAGGCGGGCACGCGGCAGCTCAACGCCGGTCTCCGGCTCGACGACGGCGAGATCGTCTCCGGGGGCCGCCCGGCCGATGGCGCCGGGCGGGGTGTCCGGGGTGCGCCGGATCGCCGCGCCGCCCTCGGAGGAGCCGTACCCCTCGGTCAGGCGGACGCCGAACCGTTCGGCGAAGCGGGCGGCGTCGACGGCGCCCGCTTCGGTACCGAAGCCGCAGCGCAGCGTGTGGCCCCGGTCGTCGGGGGCGGGCGGGGTGGCGAGCAGGTACTGCACGGCCCGGCCGACGTAGGTGAAGTAGGTGGCCCCGTAGCGGCGCACATCGGGGAGGAAGGCGGAGGCCGAGAACCGGCGGCGCAGCGCCACGGCGGCCCCTCCGGCCAGCGCCGGGGCCCAGCCGGCGATCACGGCATTGCCGTGGAACATCGGCATGCAGAGGTAGTGGACGTCATCCCGGCGCACCCCGAAGTACCTGGCCAGCGAGTGTCCGGCGGCGGCCAGCCGGCCCTGGGTGCACAGGGCGGCCTTGGGCGCGCCGGTGGAGCCGGAGGTGAAGTAGAGCAGCATGCGGGAGGCGGGGCCCGGGGTGCGGGTGGCGCCGTGTCCGCGTCCGCGTCCGCCGGCCGTGATCCCGTCGGGCGTCGCGCCCTCGTACGGCCCGAGCAGGTCCCGGTAGGCCGGGTCGTCCACGACGAGGATCCGCCGGGGCGGGATCGGGAGGTCCAGGCCGGCGAGCAGGGGCAGCTGGGCGCGTTCGGTGATCAGCAGCGCGCAGTCGGTGTGGCTGATGTCGCGGACGAGTTCCGGTCCGCGGCGGGTGGGGTTGATCCCGGCGACCGCGGCCCCGGCGAGTGCCGCCGCGCTCAGCCACAGCGGGTACTCGGGCACATTGCCCAGCAACACCCCGAGGTGGGGCTCGGCACCGCGTGGCAGCAGCTCCTCCAGCAGTGCCGCCCGCGCGGCGGCGCCGCCCGCCAGCTGGTGATGGGTGAGCACCAAGTCCTCGTACTTCGCTCCCACCCGGTGATCACCCCACTGCGCCCGGACGAGCTCCGCGACGGTGGCGGCGCCGGAACGTTCCTGACCGCTGGTGCCGTTGGCTGCCATGGCGTCGGAGGGTAGCTGACGTTGCGTCAGGTGGGGAGGG
This portion of the Streptomyces sp. 2114.4 genome encodes:
- a CDS encoding AMP-binding protein encodes the protein MAANGTSGQERSGAATVAELVRAQWGDHRVGAKYEDLVLTHHQLAGGAAARAALLEELLPRGAEPHLGVLLGNVPEYPLWLSAAALAGAAVAGINPTRRGPELVRDISHTDCALLITERAQLPLLAGLDLPIPPRRILVVDDPAYRDLLGPYEGATPDGITAGGRGRGHGATRTPGPASRMLLYFTSGSTGAPKAALCTQGRLAAAGHSLARYFGVRRDDVHYLCMPMFHGNAVIAGWAPALAGGAAVALRRRFSASAFLPDVRRYGATYFTYVGRAVQYLLATPPAPDDRGHTLRCGFGTEAGAVDAARFAERFGVRLTEGYGSSEGGAAIRRTPDTPPGAIGRAAPGDDLAVVEPETGVELPRARLDPAGRLLNGGEATGELVNRGRSSFEGYWRNPEATAARTRGRGEDRAGAGWYWTGDLFFRDTEGFFHFAGRADDRLRVDSENLAAAMIENILARYAPAAGVAVYAVPDPVAGDQVMAALALRDGAAFDPDGFVAFLAAQSDLGTKMAPRFVRTLDALPVTATHKVHRAALRRTGFRCPEPVWWSPVAPVAPVVPAVPAGSTYRRFTAADRAALLALYRDHDRAHLLDR
- a CDS encoding IclR family transcriptional regulator → MALKPEPTAPFHSVQYALRVLETISRHTNGVTDAQIAREAGLSPGQLAHMLSMLRREGYVEQVTDGAYVVGESLLLLGAGGDRDQALRDKLQLTLDHLRDSVGAAVYISRYIDGEVKILHYADGPLAPKVNEWAEFHRTAHASAVGKCLLAQLDHDGRKDHLSRHKTARLTSRTITNEKVLFHKLDSQPPTVPVLDLQEYAVGTVCAAVPITAGATVGCLALSMPLEHAHRLRQAADTLNRQAAPVLLSLAI